TGTTGTCTTCGAGTTGAAAcgaacttttctgagctctaaaCAAAGCCTCGAAGAGAATACTGTAAAGTTCCATTCCTACTTCCTCCAGGTTTGATTTCTAGAGCCTGGGGACCAGATCCGGTAGCTTCCAGCCAAGCGCTTCTTTCTGTACAGCTCTTCTTTCTAAGTTTGTACGAGGTGAGCAGCTGGAGAATTCCTTTCTGTGTCGCTGTTTTTTTCCGTCTGTGACACCCTCTTTAACTGAGCAGGAGATGGCGTTCTGTCTTGTGGGGCTGGGCCGGTTTGAGGACACACGCTTTGTGTAACTTGGGACGCTAGCCCCGCtggcctgggggattctgggaattgtagtcagcCTGGTGGCTTATTCAAGCTCAGATTCAATTCTGCAAAGCTCACGACACTGGGctaggtgttttttaaaatggtatctTTACGCTCCTGttgagagaggagggggagagagagggagacatgCACTGAAAAGGCaggtctttctccccccccccccctgaaatgTCATCCTTTTCCTCCCGACTCCACATGCACGCCTAACATTGCCAAGCAACCGCGAGGGCTCTCAGCTGTGTGGGTTTGTTACTTTGTCCTCGGATCCGTGGACTTGAGGGAGATTGAATGGCTTTCCGTGCAATTATCCTCTTGCAGCTGATACCTGAACgctgcaagcaagcaggaagcCCAGCCGGCGGATGGCGGGGGAGCTGCCGGGCAGAGGGAGTCTGTGTAGGAGGGGAATGAGTAAGCAGGCCGGGGAAACAAAAACCGAAAGTgacctccctcccctccccttcctttccagCTCCCAGAATAGCCGGGCGATGATGGCCGCAGTGGCTGAAGAGGGATGTGAAACCCAGCTGTGCAGCAACTGGTAAGAAAGAGGTGAACCCGAGTGGCTGGGAGGCGCCTCCCGTCTGCCTGAATCCTGTGGTCTCCCAGTCTATATGTCTGTGCGGCAGGACCGATTTGCGTGCTAATTGGAAAAAAGGCTGCCGCGGGTTAGAGCCCAAAAGGGGCCAACCTGTCTTTATCACAGTGTGCTTCTCGTGCTCCAGGATTCTGCTTTCTTGCTAAAAACGTGGTGCTCTAAGCAGCTACACACTCGTCAAAAAAACAAAGCCATACAGGAATGCGAGTCACGAAAGCTATTGCGATGGATAATAAGTTGGCAGAGTCCGTCAAAAGTTGTCTTTTGGTGAGGTGGCCGTGCTCTCTTTTGTAATCTAGCGGGTGGGGTCGAGTTAATCTTGGCCCTTCTGTTTTGGCTGCTTTTCATCAAAGCCAAGCTTCTTGAGTTTTGTATCATTCTGCCGGGACTGGTAACGTTGGTTTTCTCTCGCCGCTCAGTTTATATCACGTGCGTGCTGAATTTCAGGGTGAGGCTTATTTGTGATGTGTTTTGAGGGCAAGGTGTGTTTCTGGTCTGCCTGGAGGGGCTGATCCAGCTTCTACCTACGAGTTATAGTTCCATGCCTTGTagactgctgtgtgtgtgtgtgtgagcccCAAAGAATTCTGCAGAGGTGGAGACTGTGCCATCCTCCAGGTGCTCCCGGAGTACAAAACAGAGCAGGTGGAGGATGGTGGGCATCCCAGGTAAACCCCATCTCCCAACAGGCTGTTTTTCTGTCAGTCCCCTTGAGTTGAGTGAGGGGGAAACCCCCTCACTCGATGCGGTTAGGATTGACAGCCCCCGAAAGTCGAATTCTCAACCTGTGTCCGAGCTGGCGAGTTGGGTCTCTTTCAAGCACCACACggtgttgttgtcgttgttgttgtttacagcAAAAAGGAGATCCCCGCGGCAAACTTCACCATCCACGAGATCCACTGCAGCCGAAACATCGGGGTGTGTCCCGTCTGCAAGGAGTCGTTCCCCAAATCGGAAATGAGAAACCACCGAGAGCAGGAGCACACGCCGGTGAGTGCGTGCGCGGCCCCTCTCCCTCCCAACGAGCGTGCCTTCTCTTGGTCAGCGAGAGGGCCTGctcccacctcctcctgggtTTGAGTTTTGCATTTCCCTCCTAAGGTGTTCTGCAAATGCGGCGTGAAGATGGACAAGGGGTGCCTGCAGGAACACGAGGTGAGCAAGCTTCTCGTGGGCTGGCCTTTCCTTTGTGATGACGGGAGGGCGGGCAAGGTGTTCCTGGCATGGCAGCCACTTGCACcgctctggtgtgtgtgtgtgtgtgagtgagtgagtcatGCTCTCCTCCGCCCGGCTGGTGACCTTTTGCAGACAGAAATAGAGCCAATGACCCAgtccaggagggagggaggggaaacagGAGCTGCGAGGGGAGCCCTTTGGCGTTGGCTGAGGGTCAATGGGGGAGAGAGACCAAAACTTTGGTGTGTGAAGCACAGGCGCTGGTACCGAGTTAGGGGGCAGCCACACACGGTTCCTTTCAAAACAGGCCTGTAAGGAGGAACGGGCTGTTCTGTAgcaagagaggactccttggtaGGCTTTGTTGCAGTAGATGCCCGGACTCGTTCTAACACCACGGGAAGGGTGGCGTCGCCCACAGGAGGATTGTGTGAGTGTCCCCCGACGCTCCTGCCCGAGGGGTTGGGACTGCAGGGTGTGGGCCCGCCCTGTTTCTTTCGCCGCATGTGCTGAGCTGTGTTCCTGTTGAAAAGCTGGCTTTTTCCTGGCTCTGATTCTGTGACATTAGTAAAGCGTTGCTGGAACTCACACCGCTGCAGACGCCCCTCTCTTCTAGGGTCCTACCTAGGGGAATCTGCAGCCCCCATTTCTGAGAGAGAGGGTGGATAGGTCGGCTTCCGAGCATGAAATCTCCAGATCCCTCCCAGTCTTACGGCCTCTGCCTTTCCTGGCCAAGCAGCTCAGAGGACCGAACCGAACTGCCCTGCTTTGCTCTCTCTCATCCCAGGCTGCGGAGTGCCCCCTGCGGACGGTGGCCTGCCAGCACTGCGACATCGAGCTGGCCTTCAACAAGCTCCAGGATCACGAGGACTACTGCGGCTCTCGGACGGAGCGGTGCCCCCGGTGCAGCCACCACGTGCTGGTGCGAGACCTGAAGACGCACCCCGAGGACTGCGGGGAAAAGGCCGAGGAAGCGAGGGTGGCCGAGACCAAGCCCCGTTTGAACTCAGAGGTGGACCTGCAGAACATTGAGACCATCAGACGCTTCTTCCATCCAGAGGACCCCGTGGGGTTCCTGCCAAAGAGGAACCCGTTTCCAGAGGGCAGGCTGTACAACTGTCTCGCGGGGGACCGGCTGCCCAGGGAGTTCAGCCGGAGGAACATCGTTCCATCTTGGCCCGATCGGAATCAAGGTAACTGCGTCTTTCAGGCTGCAGAGTCGAGTTTTCGCAAAACATGGTTGAGGGGGAAGCTCAGAGAAAACTCAAGCAGAGCTGGAGGGAGCAGCGTACCACGCAATCTCTAACAAACGGCTTTTTAGTTCAGGGCGGGCGGGGAGCGCGCCGAGGATGAAGTTGAGTTCCAAAGCCAAAAGGAGAACGAAAGTGTTTTTGCTGGAATAACTTAAGAACGAGCCAGTGCctaatgttttgtgttttgttcctGGAAGCCCCGCTGGAAAAGACGGCTGCTCCCTCGCCCTTTGGGGGCGATCTGGATTGCCACCTGGATTACCTGTTGGCCCTCAGCTTGcaacaggagagccgctcccggGAGGAGTGTGCAGCAGAGGCCTCGGGGGACTTCTGGAAGAGCCTCTACCCCACAGAGACGAGAACCTCCTCCGACCGCTGTGTGGAGGCCGACGACGCGAGTGTCTTCTCCCGGGATGTGCTGCCGTCGGGCGCTCCCCCCAAGCCCACACGTAAGGCCGTCGGTCACCCTTCTTGGCTTGGTCGGGGCCTTCCTCTTCCCCCGCCTCACCAACCAGGTGTTCTTCAGCCTTGGCCTCTGTTGTGAAGTCACCCGTCTTGGcttgttggagaaaagaggtgtgCTTGACGAAGGTCTGGAAGAGACCTCGTGGGGCCAAGCGCCGTCGCAACAAAGGGGAGAAGAGTTTCTGGTGGCTCTTCAAGGCTTGAGCCCCGAGGAATCAGGGCAGAAGATTTAGTTTCAAAATCATTTCCCACAGACGTTGCCCGTCTTCAGCCCCGATAGAAACGTCTTTGCGGGGATGGGTGGGAAGACCCTGGGAGGGGCCCGCGCTTCCTTTGCCGTGTGGGAAGTCAAGCAAAGCCGTGGTTCCATCGTCCCCAGGATGAGCTGTGTGTTTTTATCTCCTTCTGCCCCACAGATGAGACTCGGTTGCCGTGTGAATTCTGTGAGGAGCTGTACTCGGAGGAAGATCTGATCCTTCACCAGGTTGTGTCCCGTCGCTCTGTGTTTCCTTGAGAAGGTGGGGGGGACCTGAGGAAGGGAGGAGGGGCTGCGGGCTGCTCTCCTGCCAAATTCGGGAGGAGGGGTGGGGTTTGTGAATCCCgctgttggactacaatgcccattaCACTCAGCCAGAGGAGAAAGGATGATGGGGGAGGTTCCACTCCAGTAATCAACCCAAGGGCTATGTTCTGAGGACTTCCAGGAGGcatcttttctgcctttctgccctGGGGTGGATCCAGGTGGCGCTCCTAGAAAGAggggcaggcaggctggctgtaGACCAGCACCTGGACCGGCGGCTTCTGCGGTGGGGCACTGCCCCCCTGCATGAAGCCCTTCCAGGGAGGGAACTGACCGCCCCTTGCTTCCCTTCCCCATCGACCAGACGGGCTGCAACCCCAGCAGCGCTTTGGCTTCCTTCAGCAAACGGGGCTCCGTGGCCTCCCAGTCGGAGCGGTTCCGGGACCTGTGGGAGCAATTCCAGAGCGGGCGGCCCTCGGGCGCCATGGAGGCGTTCCCCCTCCGGGCCGAGGCCCCCGGCAGCCTCATGCTCCCTTGCGAATTCTGCGGGGTCCAGCTGGAAGAGGAGATCCTTTTCCACCACCAGGTAGGGAGTGCGGCAGTGGGGGGCGGTGGGGAAAAGCCGCCTGGCCTCCTCGGGTTGCCATGGGGGCTGGCAATTCCCTCTCTCCTCGTCCTCCCGCCAGGACCAGTGCGATTTGCGCCCGGCCACCGCCCCCTCGAGGGGAAGGGATCTGCCGCAGCCAGGGACCCCGCGCCCGGCGGAGATTCCGGAGAAGACCGACTCGACCGACCTGCCCCAAAGACGCCGCCGGCATCAAGGTGCAGCCCTTGTTTTCAGGGCCACCCCACTCCCTGAAACAACTGGATGTGGGCAGAGACCCACCTCTGGTTTATCTGGGGGGGAAACCCCTTTTAGGGGAAGGGACCAGGGATCCGGGTGCAAACCCTTTTCTTCAAGAGAATGGGTGTCCCCGGAGGCTGCCCGTCCCGAGTCCACAGCCTTGGGATCGGCTGCCTGTCACGGCCGGATGGGGCCCCTTCTGGCAGTGGCCGGGGGGGGAGGCTCTCTTGCGGCGAGAGAGGACCCCCAGCCGCCAGTTCTCCCTGCTGCCTTCCGTGCGGCAGGCTGCCAGAGGTGGGCTCTGTGGCTTCCGATGGCTTCTCTCCTCCCTCTACTTCCCtatcttttattttccattttaggGGAAATCTCCCCTCAGTACCTGGAGGAGTTCAGGCGGCCAAAGCCCCCACCGCCGGCCGAAGGCAGCCCCCCCCGGGTGGGCAGTTTGGGGGCCGCCCGGGTCACGCAGCCGGCCTCCCTTGGCGGTGACAGTCGGAGAGAGAACAACGTGGGGCCCTCTGTGGCGGGGAAGGCGAAGAACCTGGGGGCACGGATCCCGAGTCGGGGCCCGAGGGGACCACCCCCCGTCGCTGCCGCCCCCCGACGCTCTTCCCAGCCCGGCTATCGGCCAAGCTTCCCGGGGACTGCTCCCCTTCGGCCTGGGTAGGTGTCCCCCGGAGTTCCCCTGGCTGTGCCTGATCTTCCCTTGCAGTGCATCAGAGACcccggggggggagaggagaacccCCTCTTTACCTgccacctctgtgtgtgtgtgtgggggggagcggCCTCCTCTCCCTATGGCATCATTTCCCACCCTTGCACCTGAGAATGGACGTTTGCGGAAGGTCTCGGAGAGCCTTCCTTAGGGGGAGGGCTGGGCCGCTCGGGGAGGGCGGCAGAAGACAAGGTCAGACAGCCATTAAGTGCCAAGGGTCGGGGTGGAAAGCTGGAACGTTTTGTCACGGGGCTGCGTCGTTTCTTCCTTGGACACTCTGAGCGGCTTCTTGCTGCTTTAAAAATGGGATTCATAGATGGGTTGGATGTCCCTCGGTGACGAGTTGcgtgggtggagggtggggctgcCTCCTGGAAACGCTCCGAGCCGCCCCTcactgtctccctccctcctttctctcctccagCCCGAGGTCGGAACGAAGCCACAGCCCCGCCAGAGCCGCCCGTCACAACCTTCCCAAGGTACGGGCCCGGCGGTGCCTCTGAGTCGTCTCCAAAgctttgcttttcccttttcaGACCCTCTGCTCAGCGTCTGCCATTTAAAGAGAGTTTTAAGGGCATGAAAGAGGCTTTTCGTTGAGTTGTGCCGATGTACTTGATTTGGCCAACTTCTGGTTCTCCaaatcagaaagaaagagggtgTCCCGCCTCTCTCAAATATGCTGACTCCTGTCTAGTTGagccccggggaggggggggtgagGTCTCTCCCGATGGCCCCTCCACCCTGTCCAATGTCCGCCAAACAGGATGTCCCGTTCTTTTGGTGGGCTGCCGTGCCGTGGACTTGGCTCTTCCTGGAGCGTAGCTTTAGCGCAGCCGAGCGCAGCCGTGGTCGGGAGCTGCTGAACGTTGTCCTCCGCCTTGATTCCCTGCCCCTCTCTTTCACAGGCTAAACCTTGGCTGGCCGAAGCGGACTCTCCCGACGACGAGTAAAGAAGGGGAAGGGCCTTCCGAGGCCGGGCGGGCGCCCTCCATTTCCCCCAAGCCCACGGCCATACACGGTGTGGCTCCTTTCCACCTGGCCACGGCGGTCCCACGGGTCACAGCTGCAGGCCAGAGAGGCAGCGGGGCCTTTGGTGGGGCCACTTTTCTGGACGCACAGCGTCGTCTTGCTCTGGGGACGGAGGCGTTGAGGTGGGTGGGGACACGGCTCTCCGCCCTCTTGGCTAGCTGCACGTAGGCCAGGTTTGAGCTCTTTTCGATGTTCTGCTTCGCGTGCTGGGCCTTGGCGTCTTCTGGATCGAGGCCATGTGGGCGCGCCCAACCCTGGCGACGCCTGAAGAGCCAGCAGCGTTGGCTAAGACAGCCATATGAGGGTGACGCACGCCAGCTTCTCGGATGGCGGGGATCTTCTGCCTGCCCAGGGCCGggcttctctctgtctgtctgtctctctctgggcTTCCTCTCTGCGCCAACTCTTCTGTACTAAAGACTGTTTTAAATTTCTTGTAATAAACTTTGTATTTTCTGGTCAGCTATCTTGAGTTAGTGCTGCTCCTGCTTGTAGGACCGCAGTTTGGGGTGCCTGCCACTTCCCATAAAAAAGCCGGATTAAGAGAGCTCCCCCTGTGGAATCAACATTTGACAAGCCCGCCTTGCAGGGCACAACTGGCCAGATGCTCCAGAGATGGCACCGTCCGGCGTCTGCTTCCCGGACAAAAAAAATGGTCCGATGCTTTGGATGAGGGGGAGCTCGTGAGAGACGGGGGGGTGCTCCCTGGCTGGGGCCACCCtcagaagaaaaggcaaaagcaacaaaccccccccccaagtcaggAAACAGTTTGGGGGTGGCGCAGAACCATCAACTGCTTGATCCAAGAGTGCCCAGAAGCCACAAATCTGGCAGCGCaggaaaggggggtgggtggatgggacGTTTGTGACCACtggaagccgcccccccccccggacatcaGACTAGGAACAAAGCGGTTTTAAGGACACTTCCACCAAAAGTAAGCCTTTATTAAATACAAGAAAAGCCAAAGAGTTCTTAAAAACAAGTGGAGATCCATCTTGCAGGGTGGCTTCCAAGGGGGCGGAGCGTGAGCGTGTGGGCCGAGGGAGGAGTGGAAGAATAAATTAACAAAAGCCGTggcaaacaaaacacacacacacaccgggggggggggcggctgggcTCCCTCCCCGCGGGCAGGGCAGACCCTCGGCTCACCCTTGTGTTTTTCTGTACAAAATATTTACACCTTTGCAATTAAgtaaatacaaattaaacaaaaaaaaatacagtgcatTAAACTGATCCCAATGCAAGCAGGCGGCCGCCTGCCCTTCTTCCTCTCGAGCGGTTCCCCCGCTTTTTAAGGTGAGTGGAGCCTGGAAAAGCCGGCGGGTTTTTTTTCCGCTTCCCAGCCAAGCGTCCGGGAGCGAAGAATTCCCTTTTGCCCGGAGGTTTGAGGGCAAGAGCACTTAAACCGGGTGGATAATCatgtggaataaataaataagaaagccaggcgctcaagggggggggggggagaggccaggACCGCCACCCACCCCCCCAGCCTCGGCCTGACTGCGTCTACATTCGGAACAAAAGATTCAAGTGAAAACGTGGGAGGGAAAACGCAGCACCTCCGCCGGCGGGCAGCGCTGGGACCAACGGGCCACCTGACCCGTTGAGTAGACCCAGGCCAAATTCCCGTCAGTCCTCACGTagcagcatcatcatcatcctccttcGCCGTGCCTGCCCCCTCGCTGCTGGCTCTTCTAAAGGTATCCCTTGTGCAGATGAAGGGCGTAGGAGGTTTTGAcacaaaacattcaaaacaaaacaaaagaaagtggcagtgggggggggaaggagctccattgacaccggggggggggtgtaaacACCACAGAAGAGAACAACTTTTGATTTCTTAAATGCAACGATAAATAAGTGGAATAAATATACAGCAAGTCACTTGATGCACACGCGCTTCTCAGCCGAGGCGTTGCGAGGCTCTGCGGCCGCCGCCCGAAAAGTCTTTCTGAAAGCGCGGCGGCTTCCCTTCGTGTTCGCCGCGGGCCACGTGGCCGCAGAAAGGCCTGTGAGGTATTTGAACGAGAAGTCCCCCTTCGGAGAAAACCTCGAAGGGTTCCCGAATTTTGTTCGTCGAGCGAGGCGGGGGGGCCCCGAAGGGCCTCTGCGGGTGCACCAACCCCCCCATCATCCACCCGCGTGGCCGGTTTATCTCGGGTGCTGGGAAACTCTGCGGGCGGCCTTCGTCTCAGCCCGGGGCCCAAGGGGAGTCCGTGGCGGGCGCCTCCTTTGCCCTCCTTGTGGTCCCGGGGGGCGTCTCGAAACCCGAAGAATGAGCTCCCCCGCCCACCTCCTCTTCCACCCACACACCACGGAACCCACAGGTACCAGTATTCACCCGTTTTtctacatatatgtatgtatatatatatatatatataatatatatatatatacacgctATCAATGCAACTGTCTCCCACCAGCGTCCGGCGACCCCTCCTTGGAAAAAAATGCGTGCAGCGAGGTCTGTGGAAGGCAGGCCAGAAGCCTGATAACTGGCACTTAAAACCCAGACATAGCACCAAGCCAAGCAGGAGAGCCCCCCCCaacccctacccccaccccactgaGGCCCTTTGGGCAAGCAAGTCCTGGGTTGGAGGGCAGCCCCCAACCCGTGCTCAGTGTTTGCAACACCCTTGGCAGCCACCCgggagggggcagggaagggggaaatgtgcgtgcttgggtttgggggggggaaacggtcCCTTGGGCGCAGGGCCAGCCTGCTCCGCCCTGCCCTGGCCCGGCGTCCCTCGGGTTTCGGGGGCCTGGCACAGGTTCCCTCCGAAGCCCAAGGGAGGCAAAAGGGAGGCAACCCGAGGGAGGGCCAAAGCAGGTCCTAccaaggtggggagagagaaggagagggaggggggaggcaggagaaAGCCCCCTCCTCCAGCATGAGAGATCTCCCCTCCTTTCCCTATATAACCCTTGTTAAGGAGCATCTCTGAGCAGTTGCCTCTGGGGACCAGAACAGGGACAGGGCTGTGGAAGGAAGGCTGGCCGGAAGTAGTGGGGGGGGGTGCTGTTTCAGGGCAGGGCGCTCGCCGGGGGCGGTCCCCAAGAACCGACCCTTTGGGACACCCGGGCGAGGGAACCCCAACGTCTTTGTGCCTTCCACTTACAAGCTCTCTGGGCGTGGGGACGGAGGAGAGCTTCCCTCCCACCCAAGGCGTCCCCCTCGAATGTCATGATGCGACCCgctccccgtcccccccccccaaaaggccgcCCTCAACCCCAGAGGCTCCCACGCGCTGCCTCCCATGTCCTGTGGCACCCGGGCGGACAGAAAGAGGTGGCAGCtgcgcacacccacccacccacccttctttcttttctgcacCCCCAGCCTCTTCCCGAAAGCCCTCTTCCGCTCCCCTCGTCACGAAAGAAAGGGCAGGATCTCAAGATTCGAGGCTCTTTTCCGTCTCTGTTCTGAGCTCCCGGCGGCAAAGGGTTCACAAACAAGGCAGCCGAGACGGCCCGCCTGGCAGGGGAGGCCTCCCGAGAGGGGACGGCGGA
The genomic region above belongs to Pogona vitticeps strain Pit_001003342236 chromosome 14, PviZW2.1, whole genome shotgun sequence and contains:
- the TRAFD1 gene encoding TRAF-type zinc finger domain-containing protein 1; its protein translation is MMAAVAEEGCETQLCSNCKKEIPAANFTIHEIHCSRNIGVCPVCKESFPKSEMRNHREQEHTPVFCKCGVKMDKGCLQEHEAAECPLRTVACQHCDIELAFNKLQDHEDYCGSRTERCPRCSHHVLVRDLKTHPEDCGEKAEEARVAETKPRLNSEVDLQNIETIRRFFHPEDPVGFLPKRNPFPEGRLYNCLAGDRLPREFSRRNIVPSWPDRNQAPLEKTAAPSPFGGDLDCHLDYLLALSLQQESRSREECAAEASGDFWKSLYPTETRTSSDRCVEADDASVFSRDVLPSGAPPKPTHETRLPCEFCEELYSEEDLILHQTGCNPSSALASFSKRGSVASQSERFRDLWEQFQSGRPSGAMEAFPLRAEAPGSLMLPCEFCGVQLEEEILFHHQDQCDLRPATAPSRGRDLPQPGTPRPAEIPEKTDSTDLPQRRRRHQGEISPQYLEEFRRPKPPPPAEGSPPRVGSLGAARVTQPASLGGDSRRENNVGPSVAGKAKNLGARIPSRGPRGPPPVAAAPRRSSQPGYRPSFPGTAPLRPGPRSERSHSPARAARHNLPKAKPWLAEADSPDDE